In one Nicotiana sylvestris chromosome 8, ASM39365v2, whole genome shotgun sequence genomic region, the following are encoded:
- the LOC138876420 gene encoding uncharacterized protein, with product MPEDKQRRLERFGILQPPIFSGADGKDAHGFLDKCQRMLRTTGILETNGVAFTTYQFFGAAFTWWEDFERCRLVNATPLTWQQFSVLFLEKYVLQSFREELRRQFEWLHHGEMTVSQYELRFSKLARYTIWLVPTDR from the coding sequence ATGCCAGAGGACAagcagcgcaggttggagaggtttggtatacTTCAGCCTCCGATATTCAGTGGTGCAGATGGCAAGGATGCCCatggtttcttagataagtgccagaGAATGCTTCGTACGacaggtattttggagaccaacggggtcgctttcactacttatcagtttttcgGAGCTGcattcacttggtgggaggattttgaaagGTGTAGGCTTGTTAATGCAACAcctcttacctggcagcagttctctgttctcttcctggagaagtatgtgctgcagtcttttagagaggagttgcgtaggcagtttgagtggttgcatcatggcgagatgaccgtgtcgcagtatgagttgaggttctccaAGTTAGCTCGTTATaccatttggttggttccgacagatagatag